GCGCATGGCATCCTCGAGCACGGCGGCGCGCGCCTTCCCGGCGAGCGGCTTCCCCTTCGCGTCGACAAGCGTCAGCGCGAGTGCGCGGACGCGCCAGTTGGCCGCGGCAGCGTCGCGCCAACGCAGGTACAACGCGCCCGCGCGGCGGTCGAGCCGCTGCGACACCCGCACCTTGTGCTTGCCGCGACCGATCATCTCGAGGTCCTCCCAGACATCTGGGGACATCCGTTAGGCCTTAGTCTTCCGCCGCCGGCGGGGCGCATGCGCGGGTTGCTCTGCTGCGCGGGCCTTCCGCACCGCGTCGCGCGGGATTTCCCAGCCCCTCGCGGTGTGAATCGCGCCCGGCAGCTCGCCGGCGCGGCACCACCGCCGCACGGTCTGCGGAGTCGTGTTGTTGCGCGGGAGCACGGCGAACTCCTCCGGCGTCAGGCGCTCGGTGGCGCGGCTTGCTGCCGCGATGCGCTTGCGGAGCTCGCGCTCGCACGATTCCACGGCCTCCGCGACGGGATCGTGCGGCGCGCGCGCGCGGCGCATCTCGACCTCCTCACGCCACACATCAGGTAGCGTCGCGATCGGGCCGAGCAGCGAGGTGAACGTGGCGTCAGGCATCAGGCGAGTCCTCGGGGGAAGAGGAGTTCGGTGGCAATGACCTCGGAGCGCGAGACGTCGGCGAGGAGGCCTAACGTCCGCAGCTTCGACAGGTTGTTGCTGAACGAGCCGGTGTCGGCCTGGACGCCGAGCGCCTCGGCGATCTGCTGGCGCGTGATCGGCTTCGGGTACGCGCCGATCAGCTGCTCGAGCATCCGCTTCTGCGTGCCCGAGAGTGAATTGCTGGCGTCGATCCACAGCGAGTGGACGTCGTCGACGCTGACGACCGTCGGCAGTTCCGTGATGTGCGCGCGGCCGTCGGCGGTGAGCGCGATCGCGCCGCCCGGTGCGTCCTCGAGGAGCCCCGCGGTGCGGAGCGTCGAGAGGTTGTTCGAGAACGACCCCGTGGTGTGCGAGATCCCGCACACGCCGGCGACGGCCGCGCGCGACGTCGGCGTCTGTCCGAGCTGCTCGAACAGCGCGAGCGCGTTCAGGATCCGCTGCTGCGTGCCGGAGACGTGCACGCCATTGCCGCTCGCCGGCGCCGGCGAGCGTCTCACCGGCGGCGCGGAACGTGGCGCAGCCGCCGCCGACCGTGTCGGCCGCGCCGGAATGCGTCCCACCGCGGGCGGTGCCGCCGCGATGTGCGCGGGCACGTCGCCAGCGATCGCGTCGGCCGTGCGGCGCATCGCGTCCACCGCGGCCGTGGCCACGTCGGTGAGCCGCTCCGCTGTCGCGCGCAGGTCGACCGCGCGGCCGACGAGCAGCGTACGCAGCTCCTGCACGGCGGCCTCGAGCCCGCGCTTGTACTCGGCCTGCAGGGCTGCCGGATCCGGCGCCGCACCCCGCTGCTTCAGCTCGCGCTCGAGCTCCGTGATGCGCTTCCGCAGCTCGCGCGGGTCGTCGGCGCGCGCCTGCTCGATCGTGGTCGCGAGCTTCGCCTTCAGCGCCTCGAGGTCCACGTCGGCCGTGCGCGTGGGCGCCTTCACGCGCTCGCCGGCCTTCGGCGTGCGGCGTGAGTCGAACGTGCGCGCCGAGCGCACCTGCACCTGCTGGAACACGTCGAGCCACTCCGGAGACCAGAACCAGGCGGTGCCCTGCGGCAGCCGCCGTAGCGACGTGAGGAAGTCCTCCGCGCGCCCCTCCGCGTCGTGCTCGTCGATCCACGCCTCGAGCGCCTTCCGGTCCTGCGGCGCCACGGTGCGATGGCAGACGAGCAGCTCCACCTGCGTGAGCACGTCCTTGTTCACCGTGCTCGCGCGCTGATCGATCAGCGTGACGCCGAAGCCGGAGGCGCGGCCCTGGCGCACGAGCTTCTGGATCGCGCCGACCATCTGCGCGTCCTCGCCCATCACGCGCTGCGGGACGAACAGCGAGGCCTCGTCGAACACGCACATGAGCGGCGTCGCGCGTCCCTCCTGCCCCTTTCGGAAGTAGAGGCGGCGCGCGAAGTCGGTCACGAACCGCCGCATGTCGCGCTGGCTCTCGAAGTGGCGGAGCGAGCAGACGACCGACGCGTTCGACTCCACGACGAAGTCGGCGATCGTCGCGCCGTCGCCGGCGGCGAGCGGCAGGTCGCCGCGGCGGCCGCCGAGGATGACGACCGGGTAGCCGGGCGACTTCCCATCGGCGGAGCTCTTGAGGCCCCACCACACGTCGGTCGGGTCGATCACGGCGACCTGCTGGCCGTGCTCGAGCAGCTCCTCGACGATCACCGTGGCGGTGGTCGACTTCCCCGACCCGCGGATGCCGAGTACCGCCATGGTGCCCGTGACGGTGTCGAGCGGCAGCGCGAGGTTCGCCGCGACGCGAAGCGCGTTAGGCATGCGCCCTCCGCCGGAACCGCCGGCTCGGCGGCACCGCGCCCTTCAGGTGGCGCCACGTCTTGCCGCTGATCGCCATGCTCACGGTGCCGTGCGAGACGCGATAGAGCGCCGCGAACATCGTCACCAGCTCGCGCCCCCCTTGGCGCTGTCGCGCCCTGCGCATGACGCGCCGCATGCGGAGCACCTGCCACTCCGTGAGCCGGGCGGCAGGATGCTCCTCGCCCTC
The window above is part of the Gemmatirosa kalamazoonensis genome. Proteins encoded here:
- a CDS encoding helicase HerA domain-containing protein, encoding MPNALRVAANLALPLDTVTGTMAVLGIRGSGKSTTATVIVEELLEHGQQVAVIDPTDVWWGLKSSADGKSPGYPVVILGGRRGDLPLAAGDGATIADFVVESNASVVCSLRHFESQRDMRRFVTDFARRLYFRKGQEGRATPLMCVFDEASLFVPQRVMGEDAQMVGAIQKLVRQGRASGFGVTLIDQRASTVNKDVLTQVELLVCHRTVAPQDRKALEAWIDEHDAEGRAEDFLTSLRRLPQGTAWFWSPEWLDVFQQVQVRSARTFDSRRTPKAGERVKAPTRTADVDLEALKAKLATTIEQARADDPRELRKRITELERELKQRGAAPDPAALQAEYKRGLEAAVQELRTLLVGRAVDLRATAERLTDVATAAVDAMRRTADAIAGDVPAHIAAAPPAVGRIPARPTRSAAAAPRSAPPVRRSPAPASGNGVHVSGTQQRILNALALFEQLGQTPTSRAAVAGVCGISHTTGSFSNNLSTLRTAGLLEDAPGGAIALTADGRAHITELPTVVSVDDVHSLWIDASNSLSGTQKRMLEQLIGAYPKPITRQQIAEALGVQADTGSFSNNLSKLRTLGLLADVSRSEVIATELLFPRGLA